The Desulfosporosinus acidiphilus SJ4 genome has a window encoding:
- a CDS encoding PepSY domain-containing protein → MKRSRWIIGLSIAGVMALSGTAFALNSGSVVTQSAAQKLTARNISTQSQGTVANNGINTVNNSSPSTNQSTQPLLIDTTNSGITPGSNAPFGGYGMMGGYGGNGTGGGYGMMGGYGGNGIGGGYGMMGGYGGNGAGRGYGMMGGYGANGTGGGYGMMGGGYNAQSLGINLTNGEVSTSDQAVAIAKAYTQKVDQNVVADELHEFSNGYEAEFKDAKTGAKAYEIMIYKNGGQIIAEMGPNIMWNSKYGPMNWGNAGSMTVSEEQAVKNAQDFVSRMGQEYSIEKPETAPGYYEFMVQKDGKDYAELDVNGYSGQVWYENWHGPILNTIEVK, encoded by the coding sequence ATGAAAAGATCAAGGTGGATTATTGGACTATCAATTGCGGGTGTGATGGCACTTTCCGGTACGGCGTTCGCTCTTAACTCCGGGTCAGTTGTTACACAATCAGCTGCACAAAAACTTACTGCCCGTAATATATCAACTCAATCTCAAGGAACTGTTGCAAATAACGGTATAAACACGGTAAATAATAGTTCTCCTTCGACGAATCAATCAACACAGCCTTTACTAATAGATACTACGAATAGTGGAATAACTCCAGGTTCCAATGCACCCTTTGGGGGTTATGGCATGATGGGAGGTTACGGAGGTAATGGAACCGGCGGGGGTTATGGCATGATGGGAGGTTACGGAGGTAATGGAATCGGCGGGGGCTATGGTATGATGGGAGGTTACGGAGGTAATGGAGCCGGTAGGGGCTATGGTATGATGGGAGGCTACGGAGCTAACGGAACCGGTGGAGGTTATGGCATGATGGGTGGGGGATATAATGCTCAAAGCTTAGGCATTAACCTTACTAACGGTGAAGTCAGCACCTCAGATCAAGCCGTAGCAATTGCTAAAGCGTACACCCAAAAAGTTGACCAGAATGTTGTCGCTGACGAACTCCATGAATTCTCCAATGGGTACGAAGCGGAGTTTAAGGATGCTAAAACTGGGGCTAAAGCTTATGAGATCATGATTTATAAAAATGGCGGACAAATTATAGCTGAAATGGGTCCCAATATTATGTGGAATAGTAAATATGGACCTATGAATTGGGGTAACGCTGGGTCCATGACGGTGAGTGAAGAACAGGCTGTAAAAAATGCTCAAGATTTTGTAAGCCGAATGGGTCAAGAATATTCGATCGAAAAACCTGAAACAGCTCCTGGTTATTACGAATTCATGGTTCAAAAAGATGGTAAGGATTATGCAGAGCTCGACGTTAATGGATATAGCGGCCAGGTTTGGTATGAAAACTGGCACGGCCCCATCTTGAATACTATTGAAGTGAAGTAG
- a CDS encoding helix-turn-helix domain-containing protein, with product MTYTWPGNVREMQNALERAINVAEGDKIMFDDLPLYLRESSMKPKIKELNSLAKELAATEKEVIIRTLKATQGNKVRSSEILGIHRTNLYRKMDKYGLTNLLFTEE from the coding sequence ATGACCTATACCTGGCCCGGTAACGTGCGGGAAATGCAAAATGCCCTTGAGCGCGCAATTAATGTGGCTGAAGGCGATAAGATTATGTTCGATGATTTGCCCCTCTATTTACGGGAATCCTCTATGAAACCTAAAATAAAGGAGTTAAATTCTTTAGCAAAAGAACTTGCCGCTACTGAAAAAGAGGTGATTATCAGAACTCTTAAAGCAACACAGGGAAATAAAGTTAGGTCCTCAGAAATTTTGGGGATACATCGGACTAATTTATATCGCAAGATGGATAAATATGGATTGACCAATCTCTTGTTCACGGAAGAATAG
- a CDS encoding SDR family NAD(P)-dependent oxidoreductase: MNFSVDLQGKTALVTGAKSGIGFGIAQGLSEAGAKVIVNDLTEDGLIEVAQSLNGDLLPGDITHPDFVRKVKSKHIDILVNNAGFQHVSPLEDFDEKIFRRLLEVMLVGPFLLAQAVGFQV, translated from the coding sequence ATGAATTTTTCCGTTGATTTGCAAGGTAAGACAGCTTTAGTTACAGGTGCAAAATCAGGTATTGGGTTCGGTATTGCCCAGGGTTTAAGTGAAGCCGGTGCAAAAGTAATCGTGAACGATCTTACTGAGGACGGTCTGATAGAAGTTGCCCAAAGTCTTAATGGCGATCTTCTTCCCGGAGATATCACCCATCCTGATTTCGTTCGAAAAGTAAAGTCAAAACACATCGACATTCTAGTTAATAATGCGGGTTTTCAGCATGTATCACCGTTAGAAGATTTTGATGAAAAGATTTTCCGCCGTCTGTTGGAGGTTATGTTAGTAGGCCC